One region of Termitidicoccus mucosus genomic DNA includes:
- a CDS encoding beta-ketoacyl-ACP synthase 3, which produces MDTLLIEVPVPSMGATVAELTVIDIVVQPGATVAKGQKIAELESDKSVFEFEAPCDGTIQSVIARAGDILPPGAPFLRIETTDLSLKHLEVAAGSVPRTTPPPAVAATAPKPLAVPAPAEPAPAFMAPSEYSHPPMSVMRAGTAPLWTPRAIKVAQDAGLDHTAVADIEATGPGGRVSGDDVARYLATHVSAAPAPAVSPVSASCETVCIAGVGYAIPSGVRFNKEILKAFPDMTEEEIIKLTGIRERRYAAEGETATGLAVVAVRRAAEQAGIDIGEIDGVIMATLIPDQPVPAMASALAKELGIPRALAFDLNAACAGWLYALEVGRAFIRSGTAKKLIVVTAELLSRITNPRDHATAFLFGDGAGAAILTDAPGGHRLARMALSGDADQFTAIQRPGGGAKRPVPSAAGNDRDDFFLQMNGAAVFKHAVIAFADLIGDALKRHNLAPSDIAWIVPHQANERILRAVSKRVGIPYERFVVTIGKYGNTSAASVSMALGWAAEEGIFNPGDKIIFCSVGAGMTFAGGLLVW; this is translated from the coding sequence ATGGATACCTTGCTCATCGAAGTCCCCGTGCCCTCCATGGGAGCCACTGTGGCCGAACTCACCGTCATCGATATCGTCGTGCAGCCCGGCGCGACGGTTGCCAAAGGCCAGAAAATCGCCGAACTCGAAAGCGACAAATCCGTCTTTGAATTCGAGGCGCCCTGCGACGGCACCATCCAGTCCGTCATCGCCCGGGCCGGTGACATTCTTCCGCCCGGCGCGCCCTTCCTGCGCATCGAAACCACCGACCTTTCCCTGAAGCATCTCGAAGTCGCCGCCGGCTCCGTGCCCAGGACGACCCCGCCGCCCGCCGTCGCCGCCACCGCGCCCAAACCACTGGCTGTTCCCGCCCCGGCGGAGCCCGCCCCCGCCTTCATGGCTCCCTCCGAATACTCGCATCCGCCGATGTCCGTCATGCGTGCCGGCACCGCCCCGCTCTGGACACCCCGGGCCATCAAGGTTGCGCAGGACGCCGGGCTGGACCACACAGCCGTCGCCGACATTGAGGCCACCGGCCCGGGCGGACGTGTCTCCGGCGACGATGTCGCCCGTTACCTCGCCACGCACGTTTCCGCCGCGCCCGCGCCTGCCGTGTCTCCCGTTTCCGCGTCCTGCGAGACGGTTTGTATTGCCGGCGTCGGTTACGCGATTCCCTCCGGCGTCCGCTTCAACAAGGAAATCCTGAAAGCCTTCCCCGACATGACGGAGGAGGAAATCATCAAGCTCACCGGCATCCGCGAACGCCGTTACGCCGCCGAGGGCGAGACCGCCACCGGGCTCGCGGTCGTCGCCGTGCGCCGCGCCGCCGAGCAGGCCGGCATCGACATCGGCGAAATCGACGGCGTGATCATGGCCACACTCATCCCCGACCAGCCCGTGCCCGCCATGGCCAGCGCCCTGGCCAAGGAGCTGGGCATCCCGCGCGCCCTGGCCTTCGACCTCAACGCCGCCTGCGCCGGCTGGCTCTACGCGCTCGAAGTCGGCCGCGCCTTCATCCGCTCAGGCACCGCGAAAAAACTCATTGTCGTCACCGCCGAGCTCCTCTCGCGCATCACCAACCCGCGCGACCACGCCACCGCCTTTCTCTTCGGCGACGGCGCCGGCGCGGCCATCCTCACCGACGCGCCCGGCGGGCACCGTCTCGCGCGCATGGCGCTTTCCGGCGATGCCGATCAGTTCACCGCCATCCAGCGGCCCGGCGGCGGGGCCAAGCGGCCCGTGCCCAGCGCCGCGGGCAACGACCGCGACGACTTTTTCCTCCAGATGAACGGCGCCGCCGTCTTCAAGCACGCCGTCATCGCCTTTGCCGACCTCATCGGCGACGCGCTCAAGCGCCACAACCTCGCGCCGTCCGACATCGCGTGGATCGTCCCGCACCAGGCCAACGAGCGCATCCTGCGCGCCGTGAGCAAGCGCGTCGGCATTCCCTACGAACGCTTCGTGGTCACCATCGGCAAATACGGCAACACCTCCGCCGCCAGTGTCTCGATGGCGCTCGGCTGGGCGGCCGAGGAAGGCATCTTCAACCCCGGCGACAAGATCATCTTTTGCAGCGTGGGCGCCGGCATGACCTTCGCGGGCGGGTTGCTCGTCTGGTGA
- a CDS encoding glutamate-5-semialdehyde dehydrogenase has translation MSANAATNAAATPATADLAGLVLAIAKRARAASLELATATTAQKNAALERLAGLIETSHEPLLAANARDLAAARENGLAAAQIDRLTLTPERLAHLAESVRQVAALPDPVGELLDETTRPNGLRIRRVRVPIGVIGIIYEARPNVTIDCAILCLKSGNASILRGGKEIFHTNTAFAALLPAALAHAGLPADAVQLIPTTDRAALNTLLKLDDYIHCIIPRGGESLIRFVAENATIPVIKHYNGVCFVYLDEAADPAMAETVTVNAKTSRVSVCNAAEQLLVHRAAADTLLPRVARALVAGKVGLRCDPASAAILARGQIPHTAATEADYRTEFLALTMAVRVVDTLDEAVAIINRDGSAHSDAIITRDEAAARRFLAGVDSSAVFWNASTRFNDGFEFGFGAEIGISTDRLHARGPMGLRELCSYKFLVEGTGQVRG, from the coding sequence ATGTCCGCCAACGCTGCAACCAACGCCGCCGCCACGCCCGCCACCGCCGACCTCGCCGGTCTAGTCCTGGCCATTGCGAAGCGCGCCCGCGCGGCCTCGCTGGAGCTGGCCACCGCCACCACCGCGCAGAAAAACGCCGCCCTCGAGCGTCTCGCCGGACTCATCGAAACCTCGCACGAACCCCTTCTCGCCGCGAACGCCCGCGATCTCGCCGCGGCCCGCGAAAACGGCCTCGCCGCGGCGCAAATCGACCGCCTCACGCTCACGCCCGAACGCCTCGCGCACCTCGCCGAAAGCGTCCGGCAGGTCGCCGCGCTGCCCGATCCCGTCGGCGAATTGCTGGACGAAACGACGCGCCCCAACGGCCTGCGCATCCGCCGCGTCCGCGTGCCCATCGGCGTCATCGGCATCATTTATGAGGCGCGCCCCAACGTCACCATCGACTGCGCCATCCTTTGCCTGAAGTCCGGCAACGCCTCCATCCTTCGCGGCGGCAAGGAGATTTTCCACACCAACACCGCCTTTGCCGCGCTCCTGCCCGCCGCGCTCGCGCATGCCGGGTTGCCCGCCGATGCCGTCCAGCTCATCCCCACCACCGACCGCGCCGCGCTCAACACGCTGCTCAAGCTCGACGACTACATCCACTGCATCATCCCGCGCGGCGGCGAATCGCTGATCCGCTTCGTCGCGGAAAACGCCACCATTCCCGTCATCAAGCACTACAACGGCGTCTGTTTCGTTTACCTCGACGAAGCCGCCGATCCCGCGATGGCGGAGACCGTCACGGTCAATGCCAAGACCTCGCGCGTCTCCGTGTGCAACGCCGCCGAGCAACTCCTCGTGCATCGCGCCGCCGCCGACACGCTCCTGCCCCGCGTGGCCCGGGCGCTCGTGGCCGGAAAGGTTGGGCTTCGCTGCGACCCCGCCTCCGCCGCGATTCTCGCGCGCGGGCAAATCCCTCACACCGCCGCGACCGAGGCCGATTATCGCACCGAGTTTCTCGCGCTCACCATGGCCGTGCGCGTGGTGGACACGCTCGACGAGGCCGTCGCGATCATCAACCGCGACGGTTCCGCGCACAGCGACGCCATCATCACGCGGGACGAGGCCGCCGCGCGGCGCTTCCTCGCCGGCGTGGACAGCTCCGCCGTTTTCTGGAATGCCTCCACGCGCTTCAACGACGGTTTCGAATTCGGTTTCGGCGCGGAAATCGGCATCAGCACCGACCGCCTCCACGCCCGGGGGCCGATGGGGCTGCGCGAATTGTGCAGTTATAAATTTCTTGTCGAAGGCACGGGCCAGGTGCGCGGGTAA
- the lysS gene encoding lysine--tRNA ligase yields MSDSSIHDISHDQHAVRRQKLADLRAAGFDPFRASVAQTHFSAAAKAAYVDGQDNAVTVSVAGRLVTIRDMGKSQFVKILDQQGQIQLYLKKDVVGEDAYAAFKKLDLGDFVGATGTLFKTKTGEITVRVERFTLVSKALRPLPEKWHGLSDPEQVYRQRYLDLVVNPESRQRLMLRSRIISHIRRFLESRDFLEVETPTLQGVAGGAAARPFTTHHNALGIDFVLRISLELYLKRMLVGGYDRVFEIGRNFRNEGISRRHNPEFTMLEVYQAYSDYRGMMTLVRDLFQSLCRDVLGTMKIKHADSGQEIDFGGEWREVRYKDLIKEATGDPDWFARPKAEKIAGAEKLGCAVNPAWEEFEITNEIFSKKIEPTLIQPTFVTHLPKELCPLAKLSLDDPGTIDVFELTIGGMEIAPAYSEQNDPDVQRHMFEVQAGEEKQNIDQDFLLALEHGMPPAGGMGIGIDRLCILLTGAESIRDVILYPQLRTKAANEEIKN; encoded by the coding sequence ATGAGTGACAGCAGCATCCACGATATTTCCCACGACCAGCACGCCGTGCGCCGGCAAAAGCTCGCCGACCTCCGCGCGGCCGGCTTCGACCCGTTTCGCGCCAGCGTCGCGCAGACCCATTTTTCCGCCGCCGCCAAAGCCGCCTACGTGGACGGCCAGGACAATGCCGTCACCGTCTCCGTCGCCGGGCGCCTCGTCACCATCCGCGACATGGGCAAGAGCCAGTTTGTCAAGATCCTCGACCAGCAGGGACAGATTCAACTTTACCTGAAAAAGGACGTGGTCGGCGAGGACGCCTATGCCGCCTTCAAGAAACTCGACCTCGGCGACTTCGTCGGCGCGACCGGCACGCTTTTCAAGACCAAGACCGGCGAGATCACCGTGCGCGTCGAGCGGTTCACGCTTGTCTCGAAGGCCCTGCGCCCGCTGCCCGAAAAGTGGCACGGCCTCAGCGATCCCGAGCAGGTTTACCGCCAGCGTTACCTCGATCTCGTCGTGAATCCCGAGTCGCGCCAGCGCCTCATGCTGCGCTCGCGCATCATCTCGCACATCCGCCGTTTCCTCGAGTCGCGCGATTTTCTCGAAGTCGAAACACCCACCCTGCAAGGCGTCGCCGGCGGCGCGGCGGCGCGCCCGTTCACCACGCACCACAATGCCCTCGGCATCGACTTCGTGCTGCGCATCTCGCTCGAGCTTTACCTCAAGCGCATGCTCGTCGGCGGCTACGACCGCGTCTTCGAGATCGGCCGCAATTTCCGCAACGAAGGCATCTCGCGTCGCCACAACCCCGAGTTCACCATGCTCGAGGTTTACCAGGCCTACAGCGACTACCGCGGCATGATGACGCTCGTGCGCGATCTCTTCCAGTCGCTTTGCCGCGACGTGCTCGGCACCATGAAGATCAAGCACGCCGACAGCGGGCAGGAGATCGACTTCGGCGGCGAATGGCGCGAGGTGCGCTACAAGGACCTCATCAAGGAGGCCACCGGCGACCCCGACTGGTTTGCGCGCCCGAAGGCCGAAAAGATCGCCGGCGCCGAAAAGCTCGGCTGCGCGGTGAATCCGGCCTGGGAGGAGTTCGAGATCACCAACGAGATTTTCTCCAAGAAAATCGAGCCCACGCTCATCCAGCCGACCTTTGTCACGCACCTGCCGAAGGAACTGTGCCCGCTGGCAAAGCTCTCGCTCGACGACCCCGGCACCATTGACGTCTTCGAGCTGACCATCGGCGGCATGGAAATCGCGCCCGCCTACTCCGAGCAGAACGACCCCGACGTGCAGCGCCACATGTTCGAGGTGCAGGCCGGCGAGGAAAAGCAGAACATCGACCAGGACTTCCTCCTCGCGCTCGAACACGGCATGCCCCCCGCCGGCGGCATGGGCATCGGCATCGACCGCCTCTGCATCCTGCTGACGGGCGCGGAAAGCATCCGGGACGTGATCCTGTATCCGCAGTTGCGGACAAAGGCCGCGAACGAGGAAATCAAGAATTAA
- a CDS encoding TonB-dependent receptor, with the protein MKHPTRILSIASAASALALSLAQPRLAAQTGAAPASPAPAAGDVVEMPRYEVTGVPPDDSVNPLTRPIEGVFGDARSILETPRAASTITQALLRERGINGVPEFVAFAPGSYAPASYGKATIPFIRGDLAETFFNGQRAGYNNFGYLPSFNNVEALDVVRGPGPAVYGSGFFTGGYVNYVTKAPKFTPETTVTLRLGTWSPAEGGSWLNSSWQIDTTAPLPGGKSAWRLSYEGKEDDTFFRRHGGRDDREDVFVSWILRDSGPLTLEANAQYMWQDAPQLLGVNRPNQDLIDRGIYYTGDLPDLGYDDDTGAIAGTIPGDAWVGIPRDATLLSPGDFSNANVVRAQLIATVVLSPSAKLVNRSLLEHVDRRRYHAFEYAEWVEQWTAENRTELHAAARVAGVENAVVAGLAVRWEQRESHTNYFNEYFFQYDITRADRVFSHEKDYPASYWPGFAGPGGKLFFPASYDSPETTHSTLWNPALFLQDEIKLHEKFSLLAGARLDGFFAKAHDPLGAAAGDDPVWSDRNDDTALSWNASALWRPAPRATFYATYQRAYAVHGNVAGGGIMLKDDGEGNGVIDRDDFKNLSRLAEIGAKFSLLENKLYAGFALYDQRRSEAELGGAVKDLKMRGAELELVYQPTTRLSATLNASLIDGRFDNSTATQSGGNSLHNLYAAGRGPGGLGNGIGFTWDKLPPGDYRIPGLSRVIVNASFSYQLPCGLGGGLNGSWQSEQPGNLLDEYHIPAQVFLNASLFYRRASWELSIDILNVLNRRNWIHNGDNWSNNVLVYQDLPLRVEGYVKLRF; encoded by the coding sequence ATGAAGCACCCGACACGAATCCTCTCCATCGCAAGCGCGGCCTCCGCGCTCGCACTCTCGCTTGCCCAACCGCGCCTCGCGGCGCAAACCGGCGCGGCGCCCGCATCGCCCGCGCCCGCCGCCGGCGATGTGGTCGAGATGCCGCGCTACGAAGTCACGGGCGTGCCGCCCGACGACTCGGTCAACCCGCTCACGCGCCCCATCGAAGGCGTGTTTGGCGACGCGCGCTCCATCCTGGAGACGCCGCGCGCGGCCTCGACCATCACGCAGGCCCTGCTGCGCGAGCGCGGCATCAACGGCGTGCCCGAGTTCGTCGCGTTTGCGCCCGGCAGCTACGCGCCCGCGAGCTACGGGAAGGCCACCATCCCGTTCATCCGGGGCGATCTCGCCGAGACGTTTTTCAACGGCCAGCGCGCCGGCTACAACAATTTCGGCTATCTCCCGTCGTTCAACAACGTGGAGGCGCTGGATGTCGTGCGCGGCCCCGGCCCGGCGGTTTACGGCTCCGGCTTTTTCACCGGAGGCTACGTGAACTACGTCACGAAAGCGCCCAAGTTCACGCCCGAGACGACCGTCACGCTGCGCCTCGGCACGTGGTCGCCCGCCGAGGGCGGCTCCTGGCTGAACTCGTCCTGGCAGATCGACACCACCGCGCCGCTGCCCGGCGGAAAATCCGCGTGGCGGCTCAGCTACGAGGGCAAGGAGGACGACACCTTCTTCCGCCGCCACGGCGGGCGCGACGACCGCGAGGATGTATTTGTATCATGGATACTGCGTGATTCCGGCCCGCTCACGCTGGAGGCCAACGCGCAATACATGTGGCAGGACGCGCCGCAGCTTCTCGGCGTCAACCGCCCCAACCAGGACCTGATCGACCGCGGCATCTACTACACCGGCGACCTGCCGGACCTCGGCTACGATGACGACACCGGGGCCATCGCGGGCACGATCCCCGGAGACGCATGGGTGGGCATTCCGCGCGACGCGACGCTGCTCTCGCCCGGCGATTTTTCCAACGCCAACGTCGTCCGCGCCCAGTTGATCGCCACCGTCGTGCTTTCGCCCTCCGCGAAGCTCGTGAACCGCTCGCTCCTCGAGCACGTGGACCGCCGCCGGTATCATGCGTTTGAATACGCCGAGTGGGTCGAGCAATGGACGGCGGAAAACCGCACCGAGCTGCACGCGGCCGCGCGCGTCGCCGGCGTGGAAAACGCCGTCGTCGCCGGCCTGGCCGTGCGCTGGGAGCAGCGCGAGAGCCACACGAATTATTTCAACGAATACTTCTTCCAATACGACATCACCCGCGCCGACCGCGTCTTCAGCCACGAGAAGGACTACCCGGCCTCCTACTGGCCCGGCTTCGCCGGCCCTGGCGGGAAACTGTTTTTCCCCGCGTCCTACGATTCGCCCGAGACGACGCATTCCACGCTCTGGAACCCGGCGCTGTTTTTGCAGGATGAAATCAAGCTGCACGAAAAATTCTCCCTGCTCGCCGGCGCGCGCCTGGACGGGTTTTTCGCCAAGGCGCACGATCCCCTCGGCGCCGCCGCCGGGGACGACCCGGTGTGGAGCGACCGCAACGACGACACCGCGCTTTCGTGGAACGCCAGCGCGCTCTGGCGCCCGGCGCCGCGCGCCACGTTTTACGCCACCTACCAGCGCGCCTACGCCGTGCACGGCAACGTCGCCGGCGGCGGCATCATGCTGAAGGACGACGGCGAGGGCAACGGGGTCATCGACCGCGACGATTTCAAGAACCTCAGCCGCCTCGCCGAAATCGGCGCGAAGTTCTCGCTGCTCGAAAACAAGCTCTACGCCGGTTTCGCGCTCTACGACCAGCGCCGCTCCGAGGCCGAGCTGGGCGGCGCGGTGAAGGACCTCAAGATGCGCGGGGCGGAGCTGGAGCTCGTTTACCAGCCGACCACGCGCCTCAGCGCCACGCTCAATGCCTCGCTCATCGACGGCCGTTTCGACAATTCGACCGCCACGCAATCGGGCGGAAACTCGCTCCACAACCTCTACGCGGCGGGCCGCGGCCCCGGCGGGCTCGGCAACGGCATCGGTTTCACGTGGGACAAGCTCCCGCCCGGCGACTACCGCATCCCCGGCCTTTCGCGGGTCATCGTCAACGCGAGTTTCTCCTACCAGCTTCCCTGCGGGCTCGGCGGCGGCCTGAACGGGAGCTGGCAAAGCGAGCAGCCCGGCAACCTGCTCGACGAATACCACATCCCCGCGCAGGTTTTCCTCAACGCATCCCTTTTCTACCGCCGCGCGAGCTGGGAGTTGAGCATCGACATCCTCAACGTCCTCAACCGCCGCAACTGGATTCACAACGGGGACAACTGGAGCAACAACGTGCTCGTTTACCAGGATCTCCCGCTCCGCGTGGAAGGCTACGTGAAGCTGCGGTTTTGA